In Vibrio atlanticus, the following proteins share a genomic window:
- a CDS encoding heme ABC transporter permease has translation MWKWLHPYAKAETSYQLAGKLLPWFSILALLCLSAGTVWGLAFAPSDYQQGDSFRIIYIHVPSAIWSMGVYMSMAIAAFIGLVWQVRLSDMAALAMAPIGAVFTFIALLTGAVWGKPMWGAWWVWDARLTSELILLFLYLGVIALHHAFDDQKTAAKAAGILAIVGVINLPIIHFSVEWWNTLHQGATITKFDKPSISSDMLWPLLLNIFGFAFFFGAVTMVRFRNEIISKESHRPWVRKLAANKA, from the coding sequence ATGTGGAAATGGCTCCATCCCTACGCCAAAGCAGAAACCTCTTATCAGCTTGCTGGTAAACTTCTGCCATGGTTTTCGATCCTAGCGCTATTGTGTCTATCCGCCGGTACTGTATGGGGGCTTGCATTTGCCCCTTCTGATTACCAGCAAGGCGATAGCTTCCGAATTATCTATATCCATGTTCCGTCTGCAATTTGGTCTATGGGTGTATACATGTCGATGGCAATTGCCGCCTTTATCGGTTTGGTATGGCAGGTAAGGCTGTCAGACATGGCTGCGTTGGCTATGGCGCCTATCGGTGCTGTATTTACCTTTATTGCGTTACTAACTGGCGCTGTTTGGGGTAAACCAATGTGGGGTGCTTGGTGGGTTTGGGATGCACGTTTAACCTCAGAGCTGATTCTTCTATTCCTATATTTAGGTGTTATTGCACTGCACCATGCGTTTGACGACCAAAAAACCGCAGCAAAAGCAGCCGGTATTTTGGCCATCGTTGGTGTCATCAACCTACCTATCATTCACTTTTCAGTAGAGTGGTGGAACACACTCCACCAAGGCGCAACAATTACTAAGTTTGATAAGCCTTCTATTTCAAGTGACATGCTATGGCCGCTTCTTCTTAACATCTTCGGTTTTGCCTTTTTCTTTGGTGCTGTGACTATGGTTCGTTTTAGAAACGAAATCATCAGTAAAGAGAGTCACCGTCCATGGGTTCGCAAGCTAGCGGCTAATAAAGCGTAG
- the ccmD gene encoding heme exporter protein CcmD: MYFESLSDFFAMGGYASYVWSAFGITFLAMIILLVVSVRRGKQLLNEVQAKIDRQARIDAAKNMENTL; encoded by the coding sequence ATGTATTTTGAATCTCTGAGTGATTTCTTTGCCATGGGTGGCTACGCCTCATATGTATGGAGTGCATTTGGAATCACATTCCTCGCGATGATCATTTTACTTGTCGTAAGCGTTCGTCGTGGTAAGCAATTATTAAATGAAGTACAAGCTAAGATTGACCGTCAAGCTCGTATTGATGCAGCAAAAAATATGGAGAACACTCTATGA
- the ccmE gene encoding cytochrome c maturation protein CcmE yields the protein MNPRRKKRLGIILAIFVGVSATVGLMVYALNQNMDLFYTPTELVNGKDGKKPEVGQRLRIGGMVVVGSVSRDNESLRVSFDLADVGPKVTILYDGILPDLFREGQGIVAQGVLKDATTIEAFEVLAKHDEEYMPSEVAEAMKKTHEPLQYTTEQKEGNAQ from the coding sequence ATGAACCCAAGACGCAAAAAGAGGCTAGGCATTATCTTAGCGATCTTTGTTGGTGTCAGTGCAACTGTTGGATTGATGGTTTATGCACTTAACCAGAACATGGATCTGTTCTACACGCCAACTGAGCTCGTCAACGGCAAAGATGGTAAAAAACCTGAAGTGGGTCAACGCTTACGTATTGGTGGCATGGTTGTAGTCGGCTCTGTAAGCCGTGACAATGAATCATTGCGTGTAAGTTTCGATTTAGCAGATGTAGGCCCTAAAGTGACGATTCTATATGATGGCATCCTTCCTGATCTTTTCCGTGAAGGCCAAGGTATTGTTGCTCAAGGTGTCCTTAAGGATGCAACGACAATTGAAGCGTTTGAGGTGTTGGCAAAGCACGATGAAGAATATATGCCTTCTGAAGTTGCTGAAGCAATGAAGAAAACTCATGAGCCTTTGCAATACACGACTGAACAAAAAGAAGGAAATGCTCAATGA
- a CDS encoding heme lyase CcmF/NrfE family subunit — protein sequence MIAEIGHFAMILSLGLALLLSVLPLYGAARNNTLLMNSARPLSWGMFGFLAISFFILCYAFYTNDFTIQYVASNSNSQLPWYYRITAVWGAHEGSLLLWVLIQAGWTVAVATFSRGMPQESVARVLAIMGLITVGFLLFIIVTSNPFLRTLPFFPVDGRDLNPLLQDPGLIIHPPMLYMGYVGFSVAFSFAIASLMSGRLDTAWARWSRPWTIAAWLFLTVGIALGSWWAYYELGWGGWWFWDPVENASFMPWLAGTALMHSLAVTEKRGTFKAWTVLLAISAFSLSLLGTFLVRSGILVSVHAFASDPARGMFILGFLVFVIGGSLLLFAVKGASVRVRGNFDLVSRENALLGNNILLIAALVVVLVGTLLPLVHKQLGLGSVSIGAPFFDMLFFWLMIPFSFLLGIGPLIRWKRDNLSKLVKPMLISGAFSLGLSALMVTILADRFSGTAFAGWVMAFWIIFMHGFELHERATHRHTFLKGLTKLPRSHWAMMCGHIGLAVTVIGIAMVQNYSIERDVRLAPGESYQLEEYSFLFTGVRDKDGPNYDGYIADFEITKEGKYINTLHAEKRFYTTAKSMMTEAAIDRGVTRDLYIAMGERLDDNKSWAVRIYFKPFVRWIWAGSLIMSIGGVIAISDRRYRFRKPTKKSTKEQEA from the coding sequence ATGATAGCCGAGATCGGCCATTTTGCGATGATCCTGTCTTTGGGACTTGCACTGCTGCTAAGCGTGCTCCCACTGTATGGAGCCGCTCGAAATAACACATTATTGATGAACAGTGCACGACCGCTGTCGTGGGGTATGTTCGGATTCCTTGCGATTTCGTTCTTTATCTTGTGTTACGCGTTCTACACTAATGATTTTACGATTCAATACGTAGCAAGTAACTCGAATAGCCAACTGCCTTGGTACTACCGAATTACCGCGGTTTGGGGGGCTCATGAAGGCTCACTACTGCTTTGGGTTCTAATCCAAGCGGGTTGGACGGTAGCAGTTGCTACGTTTAGTCGTGGTATGCCTCAAGAGTCTGTGGCTCGCGTACTGGCGATTATGGGTTTGATTACTGTCGGCTTCTTGCTGTTCATTATCGTAACGTCTAACCCGTTCCTACGTACACTGCCTTTCTTCCCCGTTGATGGCCGTGACTTGAACCCACTACTGCAAGATCCGGGTTTGATTATTCACCCGCCAATGCTTTACATGGGTTATGTCGGTTTCTCGGTAGCGTTCTCTTTTGCAATCGCTTCCCTAATGAGCGGTCGTTTAGATACGGCATGGGCTCGTTGGTCTCGTCCTTGGACAATCGCTGCTTGGTTATTCCTAACAGTAGGTATCGCTCTAGGTTCATGGTGGGCTTACTACGAACTTGGCTGGGGTGGCTGGTGGTTCTGGGATCCAGTAGAAAACGCTTCATTCATGCCTTGGTTAGCTGGTACTGCTCTAATGCACTCACTAGCGGTAACCGAAAAGCGTGGCACATTTAAAGCTTGGACAGTCTTGCTGGCTATCTCTGCATTCTCACTAAGCTTACTAGGTACATTCTTAGTTCGTTCGGGCATATTGGTATCGGTTCACGCATTCGCGTCGGATCCTGCCCGTGGTATGTTTATTCTAGGTTTCTTAGTGTTCGTTATCGGTGGTTCACTGTTGTTGTTTGCTGTTAAAGGCGCATCGGTTCGTGTACGTGGTAACTTCGATTTGGTTTCTCGTGAAAACGCGCTACTCGGCAACAACATCCTATTGATTGCTGCACTTGTGGTTGTGTTAGTCGGTACCTTGCTGCCATTAGTTCATAAACAGTTAGGCTTGGGCTCGGTATCTATCGGTGCACCATTCTTTGATATGTTGTTCTTCTGGTTAATGATCCCGTTCTCGTTCCTATTAGGTATCGGTCCACTGATCCGTTGGAAACGTGACAACCTATCTAAGCTCGTTAAACCTATGCTGATCTCAGGTGCATTCTCACTGGGCTTAAGTGCGCTAATGGTTACGATTTTGGCTGACCGTTTCAGCGGTACCGCTTTTGCCGGTTGGGTAATGGCATTCTGGATTATCTTCATGCATGGCTTTGAGCTTCATGAACGTGCGACACACCGTCATACATTCCTGAAAGGCCTGACTAAGCTACCTCGTAGCCACTGGGCGATGATGTGTGGTCACATTGGTTTGGCCGTGACAGTGATTGGTATTGCGATGGTGCAAAACTACAGCATCGAACGTGACGTACGCTTAGCACCAGGTGAAAGCTACCAACTTGAAGAGTACAGCTTCTTGTTTACAGGAGTTCGTGACAAAGATGGCCCTAACTACGATGGTTACATTGCTGACTTTGAAATTACCAAAGAAGGCAAATACATCAACACGCTTCACGCTGAAAAACGTTTCTACACAACCGCTAAGTCGATGATGACAGAAGCGGCGATTGATCGTGGCGTAACGCGCGACCTTTATATCGCAATGGGCGAGCGTTTAGACGACAATAAATCTTGGGCTGTGCGTATCTACTTCAAACCATTTGTACGTTGGATCTGGGCTGGTTCTCTGATTATGTCGATTGGTGGTGTTATTGCTATCAGTGACCGTCGTTACCGCTTCCGTAAGCCAACGAAAAAGTCTACTAAAGAGCAGGAGGCTTAA
- a CDS encoding DsbE family thiol:disulfide interchange protein, protein MNKKILFIPLIAFMVLAGIFATQLMRNQSGDDPTKLESVLIGKPVPEFGLEDLEQPGKFHDQAIFKGEPLLLNVWATWCPTCYAEHSYLNKLAGQGVKIIGLNYKDDRNKAVGWLKELGNPYLISLFDGNGMLGLDLGVYGAPETFLIDANGVVRYRHVGDVNPTNWASTLEPMYQELLEEAK, encoded by the coding sequence ATGAACAAGAAGATTTTATTCATTCCATTGATTGCGTTCATGGTTCTAGCTGGAATCTTTGCGACTCAATTGATGCGTAACCAGTCGGGTGATGACCCGACTAAACTTGAATCTGTATTGATTGGTAAGCCAGTACCTGAGTTCGGTTTAGAAGACTTAGAGCAACCGGGTAAGTTTCATGATCAAGCTATCTTTAAAGGAGAGCCACTGCTTCTTAATGTGTGGGCGACTTGGTGTCCTACTTGTTATGCAGAGCACTCTTACTTGAATAAGTTAGCGGGTCAAGGCGTTAAGATTATTGGCCTTAACTACAAAGATGATCGCAATAAAGCGGTAGGTTGGTTAAAAGAGCTGGGCAATCCATACTTGATCAGCTTATTCGATGGTAACGGCATGCTAGGTCTTGACCTTGGTGTGTATGGCGCTCCAGAGACTTTCCTCATTGATGCTAACGGCGTAGTTCGTTACCGCCATGTGGGTGACGTGAACCCAACTAACTGGGCATCGACGCTTGAGCCGATGTACCAAGAGTTGTTGGAGGAAGCGAAATGA
- a CDS encoding cytochrome c-type biogenesis protein, with protein MIKKTLIALFATFAISATVSAAPIEFHEFDTVDQEQQFKELSNTLRCPKCQNNTIGDSNAELAVDLRQKVYEMTKDGKSKQDIIDYMIARYGNFVTYNPPLTLATSILWVGPFAVVVFGFGLIILRSRKSKSKAVESDKDWDADKEARLKALLDEENDGDKK; from the coding sequence ATGATTAAGAAGACACTGATTGCTCTATTCGCTACATTTGCTATTTCGGCGACTGTTTCTGCTGCGCCTATCGAATTTCATGAATTTGATACCGTTGATCAAGAGCAGCAGTTCAAAGAGCTAAGCAACACGCTGCGTTGTCCTAAATGTCAGAACAACACCATTGGTGATTCGAACGCAGAGCTTGCGGTTGATTTACGCCAAAAAGTGTATGAAATGACAAAAGATGGCAAGTCGAAGCAAGACATCATTGATTATATGATTGCTCGCTACGGTAACTTTGTTACTTACAACCCACCACTCACATTAGCTACATCAATCCTTTGGGTTGGTCCGTTTGCGGTAGTCGTGTTTGGTTTCGGTTTGATCATTTTACGAAGCCGAAAGTCAAAGTCGAAAGCAGTAGAGTCAGATAAAGACTGGGATGCAGACAAAGAAGCTCGTTTAAAAGCGTTACTCGATGAAGAGAACGACGGAGATAAGAAGTAA
- the ccmI gene encoding c-type cytochrome biogenesis protein CcmI — translation MTLFWISTIILSLAAIFLIVLPFINKKANNDEMLRDELNKAFYKDRLVELEVEAEEGLVDNQQELIADLKQSLLDDVPAQKEMKKTQISTLGVVVPSIVLVVVVTYGMYFQFGALDKVQHWQEVSSNLPELSKKLMSSEGGALTDDELEDLTLALRTRLHYQPKDSTGWLLLGRIALANRDAETAKDSMQRAYKLEPKNEDVQLGYAQALMLSPDDADQNQARLILSRLIQNDYVDLRVFSLLAFDAFERQDYPGAVKYWSIMQQMIGPQDSRYEMLSRSIESAQKKMGKAMGVDQGKTVAVTLELSSDVNAAPSSVLVVSVHRADGSPMPIAAARYPLGTFPRTVVLDDGNSMLEGQKLSSLETLMVRARLDTDGNVSTRDGDWYGESEVVELGAPVTIDINKQY, via the coding sequence ATGACTCTATTTTGGATTTCTACCATTATCCTTTCGCTAGCAGCAATTTTCTTAATTGTTCTGCCCTTCATAAATAAGAAGGCGAACAATGATGAAATGCTTCGCGACGAGTTGAACAAAGCATTCTATAAAGATCGTCTCGTTGAGCTCGAAGTAGAAGCAGAAGAAGGCCTTGTTGATAACCAACAAGAGCTGATCGCTGATTTGAAACAGTCTCTACTTGATGATGTACCTGCGCAGAAAGAGATGAAGAAGACCCAAATCTCAACATTGGGCGTCGTAGTACCATCTATTGTCCTAGTCGTGGTTGTTACATATGGTATGTACTTTCAGTTTGGTGCTCTGGATAAAGTCCAACACTGGCAAGAAGTGAGTTCAAACCTTCCTGAGTTGTCTAAAAAGCTAATGTCATCGGAAGGTGGTGCATTAACGGATGATGAACTAGAAGATTTGACTCTGGCACTTCGTACTCGTCTGCACTATCAACCAAAAGATTCGACAGGTTGGTTACTATTAGGTCGTATTGCATTGGCTAACCGCGACGCGGAAACTGCGAAAGATTCGATGCAAAGAGCTTACAAGCTTGAGCCAAAGAATGAAGATGTTCAGCTAGGTTATGCACAAGCATTGATGCTTTCACCTGATGATGCGGATCAAAACCAAGCTCGTTTAATTTTGAGCCGTTTGATTCAAAACGACTATGTTGATCTTCGTGTGTTCTCGTTGCTAGCGTTTGATGCGTTTGAGCGTCAAGACTACCCAGGTGCTGTTAAGTACTGGAGCATCATGCAACAGATGATTGGTCCACAAGACAGTCGCTATGAAATGTTATCGCGCAGTATCGAAAGTGCACAGAAGAAAATGGGCAAGGCTATGGGCGTTGACCAAGGTAAAACTGTTGCTGTAACGCTTGAGTTATCTAGTGATGTAAATGCTGCCCCTAGTTCAGTGTTAGTTGTATCAGTGCATAGAGCAGACGGCTCACCAATGCCGATTGCTGCGGCTCGTTATCCGCTAGGAACTTTTCCTCGTACTGTCGTTCTTGATGATGGCAACAGCATGTTGGAAGGACAGAAACTGTCCAGCCTTGAAACTCTAATGGTTAGAGCTAGGCTTGATACAGATGGTAACGTTTCAACTCGAGACGGTGATTGGTACGGTGAAAGTGAAGTGGTTGAACTGGGTGCCCCAGTTACCATTGATATCAATAAGCAATATTAA